A region of Photobacterium sanguinicancri DNA encodes the following proteins:
- the tldD gene encoding metalloprotease TldD yields the protein MLDQSGIGRDDLQRILGQIATRDVDYADIYFQSCWHESLVLEDSIIKDGSFNIDRGVGVRAVTGEKTGFAYSDQINELALTQSAKAARGIARKGTSGKVQAFTAVEAPMIYAAIDPLSSFDKYQKIALLEEIDAYVRSKEPLVTEVSVSINGVYEQVLVAALDGTYAADIRPLVRLSISVLVERGDKRERGSAGGGGRYGYEFFIQEEANGKTVALNFADEAIRQALVNLDAEAAPAGTMPVVLGAGWPGVLLHEAVGHGLEGDFNRKESSMFSGQMGEQVTSSLCTIVDDGTLADRRGSLNIDDEGTPGQYNVLVEGGKLKGYMQDKLNARLMGVAPTGNGRRESYAHLPMPRMTNTYMLPGEHSREEIISSVKNGIYAPNFGGGQVDITSGKFVFSASEAYLIENGKITRPIKGATLIGSGIEAMQQVSMVGNDLEIDRGVGVCGKAGQSVPVGVGQPTLKIDSMTVGGTD from the coding sequence ATGCTGGATCAATCAGGGATTGGGCGTGACGATCTTCAACGTATTCTTGGTCAAATTGCGACGCGAGATGTTGATTATGCTGATATTTATTTTCAGTCATGCTGGCACGAATCTTTAGTGCTAGAAGATAGCATTATCAAAGATGGCTCCTTTAACATTGACCGTGGTGTTGGCGTTCGTGCTGTCACTGGTGAAAAAACAGGTTTTGCTTACTCGGATCAAATTAACGAATTAGCTTTAACGCAAAGTGCAAAAGCTGCACGTGGTATTGCGCGTAAAGGTACCAGCGGTAAGGTACAAGCCTTTACGGCGGTTGAAGCGCCAATGATTTATGCGGCGATTGATCCGCTCTCAAGTTTTGATAAGTACCAGAAAATCGCGTTACTTGAAGAAATTGACGCGTATGTTCGCAGTAAAGAACCTTTGGTAACCGAAGTTTCAGTCAGCATTAATGGTGTGTACGAGCAAGTGCTGGTGGCAGCGCTTGATGGTACTTATGCTGCTGATATTCGCCCATTAGTACGTCTGTCAATTAGCGTATTGGTGGAACGTGGTGATAAGCGTGAACGTGGTAGTGCGGGCGGCGGTGGCCGTTACGGTTATGAATTCTTTATCCAAGAGGAAGCGAACGGTAAAACGGTCGCACTGAACTTTGCTGATGAAGCGATTCGACAGGCATTGGTTAATCTGGATGCTGAAGCGGCACCTGCGGGTACTATGCCTGTTGTTTTAGGCGCAGGTTGGCCTGGGGTGCTATTGCACGAAGCAGTAGGTCACGGTTTAGAAGGCGATTTTAATCGTAAAGAATCATCCATGTTCTCAGGTCAAATGGGCGAACAAGTGACTTCATCGCTTTGTACTATCGTTGATGATGGTACCTTAGCTGATCGTCGTGGCTCGTTGAACATTGATGATGAAGGCACCCCAGGCCAATACAATGTATTGGTTGAAGGCGGTAAGCTAAAAGGTTACATGCAAGATAAGTTGAATGCGCGTCTTATGGGCGTAGCTCCAACTGGTAATGGCCGTCGTGAATCTTACGCGCATTTACCTATGCCACGCATGACCAATACTTACATGTTACCAGGCGAACATTCGCGTGAAGAGATTATCTCAAGCGTGAAGAATGGTATTTATGCGCCAAACTTTGGTGGCGGTCAGGTTGATATTACATCCGGTAAGTTTGTATTCTCGGCATCGGAAGCATACTTGATCGAAAATGGTAAAATCACTCGCCCAATTAAAGGTGCAACCTTGATCGGTAGTGGTATTGAAGCCATGCAGCAAGTGTCGATGGTGGGTAATGATCTAGAGATCGATCGCGGTGTGGGTGTGTGTGGTAAAGCAGGTCAAAGCGTGCCTGTTGGTGTAGGACAGCCAACCTTGAAAATTGATTCCATGACGGTGGGTGGTACTGACTAG
- a CDS encoding rod shape-determining protein, with the protein MFKKLRGMFSNDLSIDLGTANTLIYVKGQGIVLDEPSVVAIRQDRAGGTKSVAAVGHDAKQMLGRTPGNIAAIRPMKDGVIADFYVTEKMLQHFIKQVHDNSILRPSPRVLVAVPCGSTQVERRAIRESAQGAGAREVYLIDEPMAAAIGAGMPVSEATGCMVIDIGGGTTEVAVISLNGVVYSSSVRIGGDRFDEAVINYVRRNYGSLIGEATAERIKHEIGSAYPGDEVREIEVRGRNLAEGVPRSFTLNSNEILEALQEPLTGIVSAVMVALEQCPPELASDISERGMVLTGGGALLRDLDRLLTEETGIPVVVAEDPLTCVARGGGKALEMIDMHGGDLFSEE; encoded by the coding sequence ATGTTTAAAAAACTTCGTGGCATGTTTTCTAATGACCTGTCTATTGACTTGGGTACAGCCAATACTCTTATTTATGTCAAAGGACAGGGCATCGTACTTGATGAACCATCTGTTGTTGCTATTCGCCAAGATCGTGCGGGTGGTACAAAAAGTGTTGCCGCTGTTGGCCACGATGCGAAGCAAATGCTTGGTCGTACACCGGGCAACATTGCAGCTATTCGTCCGATGAAAGACGGTGTGATCGCTGACTTCTACGTGACAGAAAAAATGTTGCAGCACTTTATTAAGCAAGTGCATGACAACAGCATTCTTCGCCCTAGCCCTCGCGTGCTAGTGGCTGTTCCTTGTGGTTCTACCCAAGTTGAGCGCCGTGCAATCCGTGAATCAGCACAAGGTGCTGGTGCGCGTGAAGTCTACCTAATCGATGAGCCAATGGCAGCTGCTATTGGTGCTGGTATGCCAGTGTCTGAAGCGACAGGCTGCATGGTGATCGATATCGGTGGTGGTACAACGGAAGTTGCGGTTATCTCACTAAATGGTGTGGTTTACTCATCGTCTGTTCGCATTGGTGGTGACCGCTTCGATGAAGCTGTGATCAACTACGTTCGCCGTAACTACGGTAGCCTAATTGGTGAAGCAACGGCAGAACGTATTAAGCACGAAATCGGTTCAGCTTACCCTGGCGATGAAGTACGTGAAATTGAAGTGCGCGGTCGCAACCTTGCTGAAGGTGTACCACGTAGCTTTACGCTGAACTCAAACGAAATCCTAGAGGCGCTACAAGAGCCGCTAACAGGTATCGTATCAGCAGTAATGGTTGCACTAGAGCAATGTCCACCAGAACTAGCATCTGATATCTCAGAGCGCGGTATGGTATTGACTGGCGGTGGTGCACTACTACGTGACTTAGATCGTCTACTAACTGAAGAAACAGGCATTCCTGTTGTTGTTGCTGAAGATCCACTAACGTGTGTTGCTCGTGGGGGCGGTAAAGCGCTTGAAATGATCGATATGCACGGTGGCGACTTATTCAGCGAAGAATAA
- the rng gene encoding ribonuclease G, protein MSTELLINVTPSETRVAMIEAGTLQEVHVERESKRGIVGNIYKGRVSRVLPGMQAAFVDIGLDKAAFLHASDIVPHTECVAENEKKQFQVLDISELVRQGQDLVVQVVKDPLGTKGARLTTDVTLPSRYLVFMPGAGHVGVSQRIESEKERDRLKKVVSHHCDDLGGFIIRTAAEGATEDEVAQDAAFLKHLWRKVLERRVKNKPKSMLYGELGLAQRILRDFVGTELDSIQVDSRLGFEKLKEFTDEFVPELSDKLQYYAGEQPIFDLFDTESEIQRSLDRKVELKSGGYLIIDQTEAMTTVDINTGAFVGRRNLEETIFNTNIEATKAIARQLRLRNLGGIIIIDFIDMASEDHQRRVLLALEQALSYDRVKTNINGFTQLGLIEMTRKRTRESIEHVLCGTCPTCEGRGSVKTVESVCYEILREITRVNRAYDADRFVVYVAPAVAEALAGDESHALAELEVFIGKQVKIKGEPLYVQEQFDVVMM, encoded by the coding sequence ATGAGTACAGAATTGCTAATTAATGTAACGCCAAGTGAAACACGCGTTGCAATGATTGAAGCCGGAACATTACAAGAAGTCCATGTTGAGCGTGAATCTAAGCGCGGCATTGTGGGTAATATTTACAAAGGCCGAGTAAGCCGCGTTTTACCGGGGATGCAAGCCGCATTTGTTGATATTGGTTTAGATAAAGCCGCCTTCTTGCATGCGTCTGATATTGTTCCGCATACTGAATGTGTTGCTGAAAATGAAAAAAAACAATTTCAGGTACTGGATATATCAGAGCTTGTTCGCCAAGGCCAAGATCTTGTAGTTCAAGTTGTCAAAGATCCTCTCGGGACCAAAGGTGCTCGCCTGACGACGGATGTTACATTACCGTCGCGCTACCTTGTCTTTATGCCTGGGGCTGGCCATGTTGGTGTTTCTCAGCGCATTGAAAGTGAAAAAGAGCGTGATCGTCTAAAGAAAGTGGTTTCTCACCATTGTGATGATTTGGGTGGCTTTATTATTCGTACTGCAGCGGAAGGTGCAACGGAAGATGAAGTGGCACAAGACGCAGCCTTCTTGAAGCACTTATGGCGCAAAGTATTAGAGCGTCGTGTCAAGAATAAGCCTAAATCTATGTTGTACGGTGAGCTTGGTTTAGCACAACGCATTTTACGTGACTTTGTTGGTACTGAATTAGACAGTATTCAAGTGGATTCGCGTTTAGGCTTCGAAAAACTAAAAGAGTTTACCGATGAGTTTGTCCCTGAGCTCAGTGATAAGCTGCAGTATTACGCTGGCGAACAGCCAATTTTCGATTTGTTTGACACCGAAAGTGAAATTCAACGTTCACTGGATCGTAAAGTAGAGCTTAAATCGGGCGGCTACTTGATTATTGATCAGACTGAAGCCATGACGACAGTTGATATCAATACCGGTGCGTTTGTTGGTCGTCGTAATCTCGAAGAGACTATCTTCAACACCAATATTGAAGCGACTAAAGCCATTGCTCGTCAGCTACGTTTACGTAACTTGGGTGGCATTATCATTATCGACTTTATCGATATGGCCTCAGAGGATCACCAACGTCGGGTGTTACTTGCGCTTGAACAAGCATTGTCTTACGACCGAGTGAAGACCAACATTAATGGTTTCACTCAGTTAGGTTTAATCGAGATGACGCGTAAGCGTACGCGTGAAAGCATTGAACACGTACTTTGCGGGACTTGTCCTACATGTGAAGGTCGAGGTTCGGTTAAAACGGTTGAAAGCGTGTGTTATGAAATACTACGCGAGATCACGCGTGTAAACCGCGCTTACGATGCCGATCGCTTTGTCGTATATGTTGCCCCAGCAGTAGCGGAAGCATTGGCTGGTGATGAGTCTCATGCATTGGCAGAGCTAGAAGTTTTCATTGGTAAGCAAGTGAAGATCAAAGGCGAGCCGTTATATGTGCAAGAGCAGTTTGATGTAGTCATGATGTAA
- the mreD gene encoding rod shape-determining protein MreD, which produces MAYSRSNGRIWIWLSIMVALILQAAPWPGELDPFRPSLVLLVTFYWVLALPHRVNVGSALFIGLLWDLMLGSTLGVRGLMMAIVCYLVALNFQVLRNLSLLQQALLIAMLTLLGKLIEFWAEYLVSEVTFEPQRTWAILLNFILWPWVFLLLRRMRRKFSIR; this is translated from the coding sequence ATGGCTTATAGTCGCTCTAATGGGCGCATCTGGATATGGCTGTCCATTATGGTAGCCTTGATATTACAAGCTGCGCCATGGCCCGGAGAATTAGACCCATTTCGCCCATCTTTGGTATTGTTAGTGACCTTTTACTGGGTGCTCGCCTTACCTCATCGCGTGAATGTGGGGAGTGCGTTATTTATCGGCTTATTGTGGGATCTTATGCTAGGTTCCACGCTAGGTGTTCGTGGTTTAATGATGGCGATTGTGTGCTATTTAGTGGCACTCAACTTCCAAGTCTTACGTAATCTATCCTTATTACAGCAGGCACTTTTGATTGCCATGTTGACGTTACTTGGAAAGTTAATTGAGTTTTGGGCGGAATACTTAGTCTCAGAAGTCACGTTTGAGCCGCAACGCACTTGGGCTATTTTACTTAATTTTATCTTGTGGCCTTGGGTGTTTTTGTTATTACGAAGGATGCGACGTAAGTTCTCAATTCGTTAA
- a CDS encoding YhdP family protein, translating into MTNVTVRLARGMMWLVLIMLVLASIAVSGLRLLLPQLNEYREPIRQWVSAQVDMDLQIEQVEGHWRTFGPSLMLQGISVGSSDLTPSLVKVGDVEVRFDLWRSAFQLRPVFKDVSIHGLAVDLTQIPSLNPNLPDVEVDQPTPEHQDKLSIAQQLEQVFFVRLGHFSLKDAKVKTWTPSGEIVQIDINQLKWANNKGDHRAEGVISIVGTHLSELDVSANLSEQGDLESLSGQIYANGKKLSFTPWLRKQLTGGVDITSSEVNAELWISLQNGDVTNGQVQLTDSSLSWHQNKQSHQMGIKNGIITVKPDREDDGSVSWRVDTNAMSWQSDNTSWPALKLAAEWQMGKWQLAVNTIKLDHLQPLMDFLPDNEGMDVLRKLSPSGFVSDIRVAQVGEQSPRFSLKLEQFGIKQWELIPGIHKLDANVSGDLHSGRAILSVQNDVLPFGDVFQAPLAVDSGDVTAYWQVNDGGWRLWSDSLKVTTPHLAINGEFRIDFPADKPSWLSFYGEASAYEVGETWRYLPTLSLGRELTDYLSAAIRGGQAKGAQLLWYGDLQDYPYSDHSGIFQAKVPLENAKFSFDTEWPELTDLQLDLLFENDFMYLDSRHAKTMGATAKKVTGVSELSENGHLELNVAVAAEGEAVRDYMMATPLVDSVGAALSTVQVSGPVTADFKLDIPFDGTDVRAWGSAKLDNNTVLIDAPPLALAQVSGSIGFDNDVISAKGLSGKLLDQKVDIGFDGKSLETGYQVDIGVKGNWQVAPLQMQLNDPLLAHVDGHSEWQADVGVSLHDIGFKYQVDLKAPLSSLSSDLPYPLTLSSKRSGQMASLHVEGNGDVLTADLLLPDVKYRTRLALTKPRLTLASSYLAVGGSQLRPLGKRTHIVNINSDYLDGDRWIDLANEVIERYDSASLKSMKTPPSAFPELPLPTRVNVQLKRLSLATLDWHDVALAARDSRKQWHFIVGSREATGEAFWPQYKPLNVVMDKIHVNLPLLEGIEDDLPTDKYVPQTDVPLATSFDQSVMKNMPDMDLTIKDAWLQGYRLGKVSGQLRHDESTLVLQNLQIDSGVTSLSLDGHWTLANGQNETHIAFDIDGENSSDLMGRFGISGGVEDASFSSYASIQWQGAPWSMHRETLSGEIKTETGKGFISNVGGAGRLLGLFSIDSIIRKMQLDFSGVFDNGLAFDYIRGSGKLDNGIFTTDDIKMKALAGDMFIQGKANLVDETVDARVRFNPDLTSGIPVLTAFAIAPPTALYVLAISTALAPVVDVFTQINYQIKGPIDAPVVSEKSRFTGEFVVPESMGESDSK; encoded by the coding sequence GTGACAAACGTTACCGTTCGTCTGGCGAGAGGGATGATGTGGCTGGTACTAATTATGTTAGTACTGGCTTCGATTGCTGTTAGTGGTTTACGTCTTCTTCTTCCTCAGCTTAACGAATATCGCGAACCCATTCGTCAATGGGTTTCTGCGCAGGTCGACATGGACCTGCAAATTGAACAAGTCGAAGGGCACTGGCGCACATTTGGTCCTTCTTTGATGTTGCAGGGGATCAGCGTTGGTTCATCTGACCTAACTCCATCTTTGGTTAAAGTGGGTGATGTTGAAGTCCGCTTTGATTTATGGCGATCTGCATTTCAATTACGTCCAGTTTTTAAAGATGTTAGCATTCATGGTCTTGCTGTCGATCTGACTCAAATCCCCAGTTTAAACCCAAACTTGCCTGACGTAGAGGTAGATCAACCGACACCTGAACATCAAGATAAATTGTCGATTGCCCAGCAATTAGAGCAAGTGTTTTTTGTTCGCTTAGGTCATTTCTCATTGAAAGATGCCAAAGTGAAAACGTGGACGCCATCGGGTGAAATTGTCCAAATCGATATTAACCAACTTAAATGGGCGAATAATAAAGGCGATCATCGTGCGGAAGGCGTGATTAGCATTGTTGGCACCCATTTAAGTGAGCTTGATGTTAGTGCCAATTTATCGGAACAGGGCGATCTTGAATCGTTATCAGGGCAGATTTATGCCAACGGCAAGAAGTTGTCGTTTACCCCGTGGTTGCGCAAGCAGCTGACTGGTGGTGTCGACATTACCAGTAGTGAAGTGAATGCGGAGCTTTGGATCTCGTTACAAAACGGTGATGTGACTAATGGCCAAGTCCAACTGACAGACAGTAGCTTATCCTGGCATCAGAACAAACAAAGCCACCAAATGGGTATTAAGAACGGGATCATTACGGTTAAGCCTGATCGCGAAGATGATGGTTCAGTCTCGTGGCGGGTTGATACGAATGCGATGTCATGGCAAAGCGATAATACGAGCTGGCCAGCATTGAAGCTTGCTGCTGAATGGCAAATGGGTAAGTGGCAGTTAGCGGTTAATACGATCAAACTCGATCATTTGCAGCCATTGATGGATTTTTTACCTGACAACGAAGGGATGGATGTATTACGTAAGTTATCACCCTCAGGCTTTGTCAGTGATATCCGTGTTGCTCAAGTGGGTGAGCAGTCTCCGCGCTTTTCTTTGAAGCTTGAGCAGTTTGGTATTAAGCAATGGGAACTGATTCCAGGCATACACAAACTGGACGCAAATGTCAGCGGCGATTTGCATTCAGGCCGAGCCATTTTGAGCGTGCAAAATGATGTGCTGCCGTTTGGCGATGTGTTCCAAGCGCCGCTAGCGGTTGATAGTGGTGATGTTACAGCTTATTGGCAAGTGAACGATGGTGGTTGGCGACTTTGGAGCGATAGCTTAAAAGTGACCACACCACACCTAGCGATTAATGGTGAGTTTCGGATTGATTTCCCAGCAGATAAACCAAGTTGGTTATCATTTTATGGTGAAGCTTCTGCGTATGAAGTAGGTGAAACGTGGCGCTATTTACCGACGTTGTCGTTGGGAAGAGAACTCACTGATTATCTATCTGCCGCCATTCGCGGTGGGCAGGCGAAAGGCGCTCAACTGCTGTGGTATGGCGATCTGCAAGATTACCCATACAGCGATCATAGCGGGATCTTTCAAGCAAAAGTACCACTGGAAAATGCAAAATTCAGCTTTGATACGGAATGGCCCGAGCTGACTGATTTGCAGCTGGACCTACTGTTTGAGAATGATTTCATGTATCTCGATTCTCGCCATGCTAAAACCATGGGAGCGACAGCGAAAAAGGTCACTGGCGTATCAGAGCTGAGTGAAAATGGCCATTTGGAGCTCAACGTTGCTGTTGCTGCTGAAGGTGAAGCTGTTCGCGATTACATGATGGCAACGCCATTAGTTGATTCTGTCGGAGCTGCATTATCAACAGTACAAGTTTCGGGGCCTGTTACTGCTGATTTTAAATTGGATATTCCTTTTGATGGCACTGATGTTCGAGCATGGGGTTCAGCCAAACTAGATAACAATACGGTTCTTATTGATGCGCCACCACTTGCGCTAGCGCAGGTAAGCGGCAGCATTGGGTTTGATAACGATGTAATTTCAGCGAAAGGATTGAGTGGCAAGTTACTGGATCAAAAAGTCGATATTGGTTTTGACGGTAAAAGTCTTGAAACGGGTTATCAGGTTGATATTGGTGTGAAAGGCAATTGGCAAGTTGCACCGCTTCAGATGCAACTTAATGATCCTTTGCTAGCACATGTTGATGGCCACAGTGAATGGCAAGCGGATGTAGGGGTGAGTTTGCATGATATCGGCTTTAAATATCAGGTCGATCTTAAAGCGCCGTTATCGAGCCTGTCTAGTGATCTTCCGTATCCATTAACCTTATCGAGCAAGCGCTCAGGCCAAATGGCTAGCTTGCATGTCGAGGGTAATGGCGATGTGTTAACCGCCGATCTGTTATTGCCGGATGTGAAGTACCGCACGCGTTTGGCATTGACCAAACCGCGCCTAACTTTAGCATCGAGTTATCTTGCTGTCGGAGGAAGCCAGTTACGCCCATTGGGTAAGCGTACTCATATCGTCAACATTAATAGTGATTACCTTGATGGTGATCGTTGGATTGATTTGGCCAACGAGGTGATTGAACGTTATGACTCAGCATCGCTGAAAAGCATGAAAACGCCCCCTTCAGCCTTTCCTGAGTTACCGCTACCGACTAGGGTGAATGTCCAGCTTAAACGTTTGAGTCTAGCGACGCTTGATTGGCATGATGTTGCGCTTGCTGCGCGTGATAGTCGTAAGCAGTGGCACTTTATTGTCGGCAGCCGAGAAGCAACCGGTGAAGCATTCTGGCCGCAATATAAGCCGCTGAATGTGGTAATGGATAAAATTCACGTTAATTTACCATTGTTAGAAGGGATAGAAGACGATCTTCCTACTGATAAGTACGTACCACAAACGGATGTACCTTTAGCTACCAGTTTTGATCAGAGTGTGATGAAAAACATGCCTGATATGGATCTCACGATTAAAGATGCTTGGCTTCAAGGTTACCGTTTAGGGAAGGTATCAGGTCAACTTCGCCATGATGAGTCCACATTAGTACTGCAGAACCTACAAATTGATTCTGGGGTAACTTCGTTGAGCCTTGATGGTCACTGGACGTTGGCAAATGGTCAGAATGAAACCCACATCGCTTTTGATATTGATGGTGAAAATAGCTCTGACTTAATGGGACGTTTTGGTATTTCGGGCGGGGTAGAAGATGCGTCCTTCAGTAGTTATGCATCGATTCAGTGGCAAGGCGCACCTTGGTCAATGCACCGTGAAACGTTATCCGGTGAGATTAAAACGGAAACGGGTAAAGGCTTTATCAGTAATGTGGGTGGAGCCGGACGTTTATTAGGTTTATTCAGTATTGATTCGATCATCCGTAAAATGCAGCTCGATTTTTCAGGTGTATTTGATAATGGTTTAGCGTTTGATTACATTCGAGGTTCAGGCAAGTTAGATAACGGCATTTTCACGACTGACGACATAAAAATGAAAGCCCTAGCAGGTGACATGTTTATTCAAGGTAAAGCGAATTTAGTCGATGAAACTGTTGATGCTCGGGTACGATTTAATCCCGATCTGACGTCTGGTATTCCGGTCTTAACGGCTTTTGCCATTGCACCGCCGACGGCGTTATATGTATTAGCTATTTCGACTGCGCTAGCGCCAGTAGTTGATGTATTTACCCAGATTAACTATCAGATCAAAGGGCCAATTGATGCGCCTGTTGTGTCTGAAAAATCCCGCTTTACAGGGGAGTTTGTGGTACCAGAATCGATGGGTGAAAGTGACAGTAAATAA
- a CDS encoding carbon-nitrogen hydrolase family protein, whose protein sequence is MNKVGVVQMNSGRDPEVNVAKLKKKLKGLQLQGARLVITPENALIFGSTDDYQQHAEALGDGPLQSTVAQMAERLGVWLLIGSFPIRQQSGAMTSTALLYDDKGQLVAHYNKLHMFDVEIEDKHHSYRESDTFQAGDETVVVDTPFGRLGLSICYDVRFPQLYSALRAKGADIIIVPAAFTRVTGQAHWDVLLRARAIENQCWLIAAAQSGEHFDGRETWGHSMIIDPWGQVVACQAQGTGVLTADIDLKLSHTIRTNMPVMQHARFAVHQRNDKS, encoded by the coding sequence ATCAATAAGGTTGGCGTCGTACAGATGAATTCAGGTCGAGATCCTGAAGTGAATGTCGCCAAGCTTAAAAAGAAACTGAAAGGATTGCAGTTACAGGGTGCTCGTTTAGTGATTACGCCAGAAAATGCCCTGATCTTTGGTAGCACTGATGACTATCAGCAACATGCAGAAGCATTAGGTGATGGCCCTTTGCAGTCGACAGTTGCCCAAATGGCCGAAAGATTGGGGGTCTGGTTACTGATTGGATCATTTCCAATTCGTCAGCAAAGTGGTGCAATGACGAGTACTGCACTGCTTTATGATGATAAAGGCCAGCTTGTCGCACACTATAATAAGCTTCACATGTTTGATGTGGAGATTGAAGATAAGCACCACAGCTATCGAGAATCAGACACTTTTCAAGCTGGTGACGAAACGGTTGTTGTCGATACACCGTTTGGTCGATTAGGGCTTTCGATTTGTTATGATGTACGATTCCCCCAGCTTTACAGCGCACTTCGTGCGAAAGGTGCGGATATCATTATCGTGCCAGCTGCATTTACCCGAGTCACAGGGCAAGCGCACTGGGATGTATTGTTACGTGCTCGTGCGATTGAAAACCAGTGCTGGTTAATTGCCGCTGCACAGTCGGGTGAGCATTTTGACGGTCGTGAAACATGGGGCCATTCGATGATTATTGACCCTTGGGGGCAGGTAGTGGCATGCCAAGCACAAGGGACTGGGGTATTAACCGCAGACATTGATTTGAAATTAAGCCACACTATAAGAACAAATATGCCGGTGATGCAGCATGCAAGATTTGCAGTGCATCAGCGCAACGATAAGAGCTGA
- a CDS encoding Maf family protein yields MSAIQLLLASGSPRRQELLAQLGYTFKRIVVDVEEQHQAHESPAQYVQRLSQDKALAGVAASEGNKPVLGADTIVVVDDIILEKPADFADSHRMLRMLSGREHQVLTAVTLAKAGHIETQLVTTKVWFKTLSEQEIELYWQSGEPQDKAGSYGIQGIGGKFIERIDGSYYAVMGLPLVETDIMVTAFLELD; encoded by the coding sequence ATGTCAGCGATACAACTGCTTTTAGCTTCGGGATCACCACGTCGACAAGAATTATTAGCACAGCTCGGTTATACCTTTAAGCGAATCGTTGTCGATGTAGAAGAGCAGCATCAAGCTCATGAAAGCCCAGCGCAGTATGTACAGCGTCTCTCACAAGATAAAGCGTTGGCTGGCGTCGCCGCTAGTGAGGGAAATAAGCCCGTTTTAGGGGCTGATACCATCGTTGTCGTTGACGATATTATTTTAGAAAAACCTGCTGACTTCGCAGATTCCCATCGCATGCTGCGTATGCTATCTGGTCGCGAACATCAGGTTTTAACCGCCGTGACGCTTGCAAAAGCGGGTCATATTGAAACCCAGTTAGTTACCACGAAAGTCTGGTTTAAAACCCTGTCAGAGCAAGAAATAGAACTATATTGGCAGAGTGGTGAACCGCAAGATAAAGCGGGTAGCTACGGCATTCAAGGTATTGGCGGCAAATTCATTGAGCGTATCGATGGCAGTTATTACGCTGTGATGGGGTTACCTTTAGTAGAAACCGACATCATGGTTACAGCATTTTTAGAATTAGATTAG
- the mreC gene encoding rod shape-determining protein MreC: MKPIFGRGPSLQLRLFLAILLSVSLMLADSRLDAFANIRYLLNSAIAPLQYAANIPRAMLDNVSGQLSSHQQLLAENNSLKRDILVQQSDVLLLEQLKQENKRLRDLLGSPFIRDERKMITEVMAVDSDPYSHQVMIDKGRTDGVYEGQPVINDKGIVGQVSYVGAHNSRVLLLIDPTHGIPVQVVRNDIRVIASGSGQIDQIQLEHVPSSTDIEVGDLLVTSGLGGRYPEGYPVANVTEFSFDNKRPFAQIKARPTVQFDRLRYLLLVWPTPQELNNTGGLSDGL, translated from the coding sequence ATGAAACCTATCTTTGGCAGAGGCCCCTCTCTGCAACTGCGCCTGTTTCTAGCCATATTACTATCGGTCAGCCTTATGCTGGCCGATAGTCGCCTTGATGCTTTTGCCAATATCCGTTACCTGCTTAACTCCGCGATAGCGCCGCTGCAATATGCTGCGAATATTCCTCGCGCGATGCTCGATAATGTGTCTGGTCAACTCAGCTCGCATCAGCAATTATTGGCTGAAAACAACAGTCTAAAACGCGATATATTGGTTCAACAAAGCGATGTATTGTTACTTGAGCAACTAAAGCAAGAAAACAAACGTCTGCGTGATTTACTTGGTTCGCCCTTTATTCGGGATGAACGAAAAATGATCACCGAGGTGATGGCTGTCGATTCAGATCCTTACAGTCACCAAGTGATGATTGATAAAGGGCGTACTGATGGTGTCTACGAAGGCCAGCCTGTTATCAATGATAAAGGCATTGTGGGGCAGGTGTCTTATGTGGGCGCCCATAATAGTCGCGTATTATTGCTGATCGATCCGACGCATGGTATTCCTGTTCAGGTTGTGCGTAACGATATACGCGTGATCGCATCGGGTAGTGGGCAGATTGATCAAATCCAGCTAGAGCATGTACCAAGCAGTACTGATATTGAAGTGGGTGATTTACTGGTGACATCAGGCTTAGGTGGCCGTTATCCAGAAGGTTATCCGGTTGCAAATGTGACGGAGTTTTCGTTCGACAACAAACGCCCTTTTGCTCAGATCAAAGCGCGTCCAACGGTGCAGTTTGACCGTTTACGTTATTTGTTACTGGTATGGCCGACACCACAAGAACTGAATAACACGGGAGGGCTAAGCGATGGCTTATAG